The uncultured Hyphomonas sp. genome includes a window with the following:
- a CDS encoding peptidoglycan DD-metalloendopeptidase family protein, producing MRQLLGAALTLIFLAGCASSPPPPQMRAYTPPPGPPQVSAGQGSFQPNAYLRSCGGIYVTNAPPMDSDFWVVDYKPIIVVGSVVLATAPANDVCLSSGFGIRSARRHDGIDLQSIPAGPIYAAAPGRVLEARVSTGYGNMVLIDHGGGVYTRYAHLEHFAPGIRAGSEVGFGQEIGKMGQSGNATAIHLHFEILTGNYNNPRGSKGLAPRNPFEFPAYDPAGS from the coding sequence ATGAGGCAGCTGCTGGGGGCTGCACTCACACTGATTTTCCTGGCGGGCTGTGCATCATCGCCCCCGCCGCCACAGATGCGGGCCTACACCCCGCCGCCGGGACCGCCGCAGGTCTCGGCCGGGCAGGGCAGCTTCCAGCCAAATGCCTATCTTCGCTCCTGCGGGGGCATCTATGTGACCAACGCGCCGCCCATGGACAGCGATTTCTGGGTGGTCGACTACAAGCCGATCATTGTCGTCGGTTCGGTGGTGCTGGCGACGGCGCCGGCCAACGATGTCTGCCTGTCGTCAGGTTTCGGCATCCGCTCCGCCCGGCGCCATGACGGGATTGATCTTCAGTCCATTCCAGCCGGGCCGATCTATGCCGCTGCGCCAGGGCGTGTCCTCGAAGCGCGCGTCTCGACCGGCTACGGCAACATGGTCCTCATCGATCATGGCGGCGGCGTCTATACGCGCTACGCCCACCTCGAACATTTTGCTCCGGGCATCCGTGCGGGTAGCGAAGTCGGCTTCGGGCAGGAAATCGGCAAGATGGGCCAGTCCGGCAATGCAACGGCGATCCATCTCCATTTCGAGATCCTGACCGGCAATTATAATAACCCCAGAGGGTCGAAGGGACTTGCCCCGCGCAATCCGTTTGAGTTCCCGGCCTATGATCCGGCCGGCAGCTGA
- a CDS encoding SDR family oxidoreductase — translation MDTSKLMFRDGLMKAERILITGGGTGLGKEMAEGFLKLGAEVHICGRRGGVCEEAAKELMDKHGGKVVPHACDIRVAEAITDMNDEIWAKHGPLTGLMNNAAGNFISRTEDLSIRGFDAISNIVFRGSFYMTHDIGKRWIDQKLKGNVCSILTTWVWNGGPFVVPSAMSKAAVNTMTQSLAVEWGRYGLRFNAIAPGPFPTKGAWARLSPDSGESSMERGVANPMGRVGEMHELVNLAVLLMAPGAEYINGQTIAIDGGMYNASGGNFSALAAWSDEQWTVAREAIEGANAEDKAKRTV, via the coding sequence ATGGACACATCCAAACTCATGTTTCGCGACGGCCTGATGAAGGCGGAGCGTATCCTGATCACAGGCGGCGGCACCGGCCTTGGCAAGGAGATGGCCGAAGGCTTCCTGAAGCTTGGCGCCGAAGTACATATCTGTGGCCGACGGGGCGGTGTGTGCGAGGAAGCCGCGAAAGAACTGATGGATAAGCATGGCGGCAAGGTCGTGCCGCATGCCTGCGACATCCGGGTCGCCGAGGCGATCACAGACATGAATGATGAGATCTGGGCCAAGCATGGCCCGCTCACCGGCCTGATGAACAATGCCGCCGGCAATTTCATCTCGCGCACGGAAGACCTTTCCATTCGCGGCTTCGATGCGATTTCCAACATCGTGTTCCGCGGCTCCTTCTACATGACGCATGACATCGGCAAGCGCTGGATTGACCAGAAGCTGAAGGGCAATGTCTGCTCCATTCTCACGACCTGGGTGTGGAATGGCGGACCGTTCGTGGTGCCGTCAGCCATGTCGAAAGCTGCCGTCAACACGATGACGCAATCCCTCGCCGTCGAATGGGGCCGGTATGGCCTGCGCTTCAATGCGATCGCACCCGGCCCCTTCCCGACCAAGGGCGCATGGGCGCGCCTGTCACCGGACTCGGGCGAAAGCAGCATGGAACGCGGCGTCGCCAACCCGATGGGGCGCGTCGGCGAAATGCATGAGCTCGTGAACCTTGCCGTCCTGCTGATGGCGCCGGGCGCCGAATACATCAACGGGCAGACCATCGCGATCGATGGCGGTATGTACAACGCCTCCGGCGGAAACTTCAGTGCGCTGGCCGCCTGGAGCGACGAGCAATGGACCGTCGCCCGCGAAGCCATCGAAGGCGCGAATGCAGAGGACAAAGCCAAACGAACCGTATAG
- a CDS encoding DUF6498-containing protein, whose translation MTRFFDPDLFARTYRDPMAWLTLLVDLLPLIAVVFFGWKAVPLVALYWLENLVIGAFTILRMIGTVAANILNLAAAAFMVPFFTVHYGMFCFGHGIFLSAFAGGKVGNAAPGIDGMRTLVDWALGTGPYMLWFVAAIIAVNAVFYLVDYVIRGGYRETQLPAEMFAPYGRIVTLHVAIILGAGLMLAFGQPLLGVLILIMLRVVFGMALNMMRRRRMDGDTGPLAGAMAEAG comes from the coding sequence ATGACCCGTTTCTTCGATCCTGATCTGTTTGCCCGCACCTATCGGGACCCGATGGCCTGGCTGACCCTGCTGGTCGATCTGCTGCCCCTCATCGCTGTGGTCTTCTTTGGATGGAAGGCCGTGCCATTGGTCGCGCTCTACTGGCTGGAGAACCTGGTCATCGGCGCCTTTACCATCCTGCGCATGATCGGCACTGTCGCGGCCAATATCCTGAACCTCGCAGCAGCGGCCTTCATGGTGCCTTTCTTTACCGTGCACTACGGCATGTTCTGCTTCGGCCACGGCATCTTCCTGAGTGCCTTTGCAGGCGGAAAGGTGGGCAACGCCGCGCCGGGGATTGACGGTATGCGCACACTCGTCGACTGGGCCCTTGGCACCGGCCCTTACATGCTCTGGTTCGTCGCGGCGATCATCGCGGTGAACGCCGTCTTCTACCTGGTCGATTACGTTATCCGCGGCGGCTATCGCGAGACGCAGCTGCCGGCGGAAATGTTCGCGCCCTATGGCCGGATCGTGACTTTGCACGTGGCAATCATCCTGGGGGCAGGCCTGATGCTGGCTTTTGGCCAGCCGCTGCTCGGCGTGCTGATCCTGATCATGCTGCGCGTCGTCTTCGGCATGGCATTGAACATGATGCGCCGCCGCCGGATGGACGGGGACACCGGCCCGCTTGCGGGCGCCATGGCGGAGGCAGGGTAG
- a CDS encoding helix-turn-helix domain-containing protein, whose translation MTIDVKTASGSGKRARSKAANRRAILDAGRRVFARIGFEATTVRDIIRETDLAAGTFYNYFKSKEEVFEAIAEDSTHRFRHMLKDVRASARTAQDYMHDAYHAYFSFIAEENRQALSEGAPHMALIGVRVDTPEMLAVAAEIRSDLERILSADTSSNMDIEFLTAAAIGTAREMGEIMLLRRPVDVDGATEFASRMLMAGVKELAAK comes from the coding sequence ATGACAATTGACGTTAAAACGGCATCGGGTTCCGGCAAGAGAGCGCGTTCCAAAGCAGCAAACCGCCGGGCCATTCTGGATGCCGGACGGCGTGTCTTCGCCCGGATCGGGTTCGAGGCAACGACGGTGCGGGATATCATCCGGGAAACCGATCTCGCAGCGGGCACGTTCTACAACTACTTCAAGTCCAAGGAAGAAGTGTTCGAAGCGATTGCGGAGGATTCCACGCATCGTTTCCGCCATATGCTCAAAGACGTCCGCGCCAGTGCCCGCACGGCGCAGGATTACATGCATGACGCTTATCACGCCTATTTCAGCTTCATTGCTGAAGAGAACCGCCAGGCCCTGTCCGAAGGTGCGCCCCATATGGCGCTGATCGGCGTGCGGGTGGACACGCCGGAAATGCTGGCTGTTGCAGCCGAGATCCGGTCGGACCTTGAGCGAATCCTGTCGGCAGACACGTCCTCAAACATGGACATTGAGTTTCTCACCGCCGCCGCGATTGGAACGGCCCGCGAAATGGGAGAGATCATGCTGCTCCGCCGGCCGGTCGATGTGGATGGCGCGACCGAGTTTGCCTCCCGGATGCTGATGGCCGGCGTGAAGGAGCTTGCCGCGAAGTAA
- a CDS encoding zinc-binding dehydrogenase: protein MAEQLPETSLQIRTLATPEGKLELSLAEAPVKAPGPDQVVVRVEGTPINPSDLGLLVGGADMSTAVQGGTKDNPTISADVPEGGLRAMKARLGQSLAVGNEGAGTVIAAGDSPAAQALLGKMVTCLGGNMYQQYRTLHVSQCMALPDGTTAEQGASCYVNPLTALSFVETMKAKGHEALVHTAAASNLGQMLNKICLKDGVPILNIVRKEEQAEILRGIGAKHIVNSSSPTFMEDLINGLVETGATMGFDAIGGGPLAGQLLIAMEAAASRKMKEYSRYGSGTETQVYIYGRLDMSPTIVPAGVGFAWNLSGYLLTPFLEKASPEVRARMYKRVIDELDTTFASHYTKTISLAEALDLDTLHAYNAKATGEKYLIDPSL, encoded by the coding sequence ATGGCTGAACAACTCCCCGAGACAAGCCTGCAGATCCGCACGCTGGCGACGCCGGAAGGCAAACTCGAACTCTCCCTCGCCGAAGCGCCCGTGAAAGCGCCCGGCCCGGATCAGGTGGTCGTGCGCGTCGAAGGTACGCCCATCAACCCGTCCGACCTCGGCCTGCTCGTCGGCGGCGCGGACATGTCGACCGCCGTGCAGGGTGGTACGAAAGACAATCCGACCATTTCTGCTGATGTGCCGGAGGGCGGCCTGCGCGCCATGAAAGCCCGGCTCGGCCAGTCACTGGCCGTGGGCAATGAAGGCGCCGGCACCGTGATCGCGGCAGGCGACTCTCCGGCGGCGCAGGCCCTGCTCGGCAAGATGGTCACCTGTCTTGGCGGGAATATGTACCAGCAGTACCGTACACTGCATGTCTCGCAGTGCATGGCTCTGCCGGACGGCACAACGGCAGAGCAGGGCGCATCCTGCTATGTGAACCCGCTGACCGCGCTGTCATTCGTCGAGACGATGAAGGCCAAAGGGCATGAGGCACTGGTTCACACAGCCGCCGCTTCGAACCTTGGCCAGATGCTGAACAAGATCTGCCTCAAGGACGGCGTGCCGATCCTCAACATTGTCCGCAAGGAAGAGCAGGCCGAGATCCTGCGCGGCATCGGTGCGAAGCATATCGTCAATTCCTCCTCGCCGACCTTCATGGAAGACCTGATCAACGGCCTCGTCGAGACCGGTGCCACTATGGGCTTCGATGCTATTGGCGGAGGGCCGCTCGCCGGCCAGCTGTTGATCGCCATGGAGGCAGCTGCCAGCCGCAAGATGAAGGAATACTCCCGCTACGGCTCCGGCACCGAAACGCAGGTCTACATCTATGGCCGGCTCGACATGTCGCCGACCATCGTGCCGGCAGGGGTCGGCTTTGCCTGGAACCTCAGCGGTTATCTGCTGACACCGTTCCTGGAGAAGGCATCCCCGGAAGTGCGTGCACGCATGTACAAGCGCGTGATTGACGAGCTGGATACGACTTTTGCCAGCCATTATACGAAGACGATCTCGCTCGCCGAGGCGCTCGATCTTGACACCCTGCACGCCTACAACGCCAAGGCGACAGGTGAGAAATACCTGATCGATCCGAGCCTCTAG
- a CDS encoding PaaI family thioesterase, with translation MSEDTLSTRAEQVQAFLARTPFAQEIGMRCEVMGDEMTAVMPFQKKLIGNFTIQALHGGAIAAFLELTAMAQVYLVTEHLERPPRPINISIDYLRQGHAQDTFARATITKMGRRICSVRAEAWQGERSKPVTSLLAHFKVSGD, from the coding sequence ATGTCTGAAGATACACTCTCGACCCGCGCCGAACAGGTACAGGCCTTCCTGGCCCGCACGCCCTTCGCGCAGGAAATCGGCATGCGCTGCGAAGTCATGGGCGATGAAATGACAGCCGTCATGCCATTCCAGAAGAAGCTGATCGGGAATTTCACGATCCAGGCCCTTCATGGCGGCGCCATCGCGGCCTTTCTGGAACTGACAGCCATGGCGCAAGTCTACCTCGTGACCGAACACCTGGAACGCCCGCCCCGGCCGATCAATATTTCGATCGACTATCTCCGGCAGGGCCACGCCCAGGACACGTTTGCGCGCGCGACCATCACCAAAATGGGCCGGCGCATATGCTCGGTCCGGGCCGAAGCCTGGCAGGGCGAGCGGTCAAAACCGGTCACCAGCCTTCTGGCGCACTTCAAGGTGAGTGGCGACTGA
- a CDS encoding NAD(P)-binding domain-containing protein: MAFEGTGKPKTCIIGAGCSGFTMAKRLKDRGLPYDCFEMSDDIGGNWYYKNPNGASSCYQSLHIDTSKWRLAFEDYPVPEDWPDFPHHAQLLQYFHDYVDHFGLRETITFNTAVTNVEDLPGGRWKVTLSTGETREYDAVVVANGHHWDPRTPTYPGHFDGYQVHSHNYTDPFEPYDFRGKRVMIVGAGNSAMDISSELSQRPLAEKLFISMRRGVWVLPKYMDGKPADKAVLPAWMPSGLGRKLARSKIKKTIGMMEDYGLPKPDHEPLEGHPSVSGEFLTRVGCGDITPKPGIEKLDGDSVVFTDGTREKVDAIIWATGYNVTFPFLKQDDLTPKDNVFPLYKRMVKPGRETIFFLGLAQPLPTLVNFAEQQSKLVAAALDGEYAFPDAAEMERITAADEKEHLGHFYDSPRHRMQVDFNLYCRDLLKEIEKGMKRAKAHA, encoded by the coding sequence ATGGCATTCGAGGGAACGGGCAAGCCGAAGACCTGCATTATCGGGGCAGGATGTTCGGGCTTCACGATGGCCAAGCGGCTGAAAGACCGGGGCCTGCCATACGATTGTTTCGAGATGTCGGACGATATCGGCGGGAACTGGTACTACAAGAACCCGAACGGGGCCTCGTCCTGTTATCAGTCGCTGCACATTGATACGTCGAAATGGCGCCTCGCTTTCGAAGACTATCCCGTCCCGGAAGATTGGCCGGACTTCCCGCATCACGCCCAGCTTCTGCAGTATTTCCATGACTATGTGGACCATTTCGGCCTGCGCGAGACGATCACGTTCAATACGGCTGTCACGAATGTCGAAGACCTGCCGGGCGGACGCTGGAAAGTGACTTTGTCGACCGGTGAGACGCGTGAATACGACGCCGTCGTCGTCGCCAATGGCCACCACTGGGACCCGCGCACGCCCACTTATCCCGGGCATTTCGATGGTTACCAGGTCCACTCCCACAACTATACCGACCCGTTCGAGCCCTATGACTTCCGCGGCAAGCGCGTGATGATTGTCGGGGCCGGGAACTCCGCGATGGATATCTCGTCGGAGCTGTCCCAACGCCCGCTGGCGGAGAAGCTGTTCATTTCCATGCGCCGCGGGGTCTGGGTGCTGCCAAAATACATGGACGGCAAACCGGCCGACAAGGCCGTGCTGCCGGCCTGGATGCCATCAGGCCTCGGGCGCAAGCTCGCGCGCAGCAAGATCAAGAAAACCATCGGCATGATGGAAGACTATGGCCTGCCGAAGCCGGACCATGAGCCGCTGGAGGGCCACCCCTCCGTGTCGGGCGAATTCCTGACCCGTGTCGGCTGCGGCGATATCACGCCGAAACCCGGCATCGAGAAGCTGGATGGCGACAGCGTCGTCTTCACCGATGGTACGCGCGAAAAGGTCGACGCGATCATCTGGGCGACGGGTTATAATGTGACCTTCCCCTTCCTGAAGCAGGACGACCTGACGCCGAAGGACAATGTCTTCCCGCTCTACAAGCGGATGGTGAAGCCGGGCCGGGAGACGATCTTCTTCCTCGGACTCGCCCAGCCCTTGCCGACCCTTGTGAATTTTGCCGAACAGCAGTCCAAACTGGTCGCCGCAGCCCTTGATGGCGAGTACGCTTTCCCCGATGCTGCGGAAATGGAGCGCATCACCGCCGCGGACGAGAAGGAGCATCTCGGGCACTTCTATGACAGCCCGCGCCACCGCATGCAGGTGGACTTCAACCTCTACTGCCGCGACCTGCTGAAGGAGATCGAGAAGGGCATGAAACGCGCAAAGGCTCACGCATGA
- a CDS encoding PaaI family thioesterase: MEDDATPTAEPWQVMGENLEIMTGGIPWGRRMSFRVTKLEKGRVWGVQPWKERLVGDPDTGVIHGGVLTSFLDNLSGMAASSALDKARFVSTLDLRIDYMRAAEPHREILGEAECYHITRSVCFTRAWAYHESRDKVIATAAGAFAINKPRSVESLRTR; encoded by the coding sequence ATGGAAGATGACGCGACGCCAACTGCCGAACCCTGGCAGGTCATGGGAGAAAACCTGGAAATCATGACCGGCGGCATCCCATGGGGACGCCGGATGAGCTTCCGCGTTACGAAGCTGGAAAAGGGCCGCGTCTGGGGCGTTCAGCCCTGGAAAGAGCGCCTTGTCGGCGATCCGGACACCGGCGTCATCCATGGCGGCGTGCTGACGTCTTTCCTCGACAACCTCTCCGGCATGGCGGCGAGTTCCGCGCTCGACAAGGCCCGCTTCGTCTCCACGCTGGACTTACGTATCGACTATATGCGCGCGGCTGAACCGCACCGGGAAATCCTCGGTGAGGCGGAATGCTACCACATCACCCGCAGTGTCTGCTTCACCCGTGCCTGGGCCTATCATGAGAGCCGGGACAAGGTGATCGCCACCGCCGCCGGTGCCTTCGCCATCAACAAGCCGCGCTCGGTTGAATCGCTGAGGACCAGATAA
- a CDS encoding mechanosensitive ion channel family protein, with amino-acid sequence MKLPIDTTGWPPWAATLEPYVEKWGIVLLSAIAVWVAASLLRRLVLLIGQKAISKDKEFEGSNWDLAASITRVFALILLSPIPLGLAGYDWETMIENRGPGAIGAVAILVIAVVIANGVARSLRRFGRKAHRRSGADDTLFAFTASLFKYLIFAVAIVFALTQLGFPTASLAALLGAAGLAIGLALQDTLKAVAAGIMLAIFRPFRIGDYVSAAGLDGEVIDITPFLTQVRQVDHKIVSITNDKVWAEPLINHTRQTRRRLDLYFDISYDDDMDLAIRLVREVADAHPRILGNDETWVGIYALAASSVQVRLRAFVATPEFIDVRSEITKAVKEAFDANGVTIPFQHVVYVPYKASGSDEEKAQAAPPAMAPGAND; translated from the coding sequence ATGAAGCTTCCGATCGACACCACCGGCTGGCCGCCATGGGCCGCAACGCTCGAACCCTATGTCGAGAAATGGGGTATCGTACTCCTGTCGGCAATTGCCGTCTGGGTCGCCGCCAGTCTGTTGAGGCGCCTTGTGCTGCTGATCGGCCAGAAGGCCATATCCAAGGACAAGGAGTTCGAAGGGTCGAACTGGGACCTTGCCGCCTCCATCACCAGGGTCTTCGCGCTGATTCTGCTCAGCCCCATTCCCCTCGGCCTTGCGGGCTATGACTGGGAAACCATGATCGAAAATCGCGGCCCTGGCGCGATCGGGGCCGTGGCTATCCTTGTGATCGCAGTGGTCATCGCCAACGGGGTCGCCCGATCTTTGCGGAGGTTCGGGCGTAAGGCCCATCGCCGCTCAGGGGCCGACGATACGCTGTTCGCCTTCACCGCGTCCCTGTTTAAATACCTGATCTTCGCCGTCGCGATCGTCTTTGCCCTGACGCAACTGGGCTTCCCGACAGCCTCGCTGGCGGCCCTGCTCGGCGCTGCAGGCCTCGCCATCGGCCTCGCCTTGCAGGACACGTTAAAGGCCGTTGCCGCCGGTATTATGCTGGCGATCTTCCGGCCATTCCGTATCGGCGACTATGTCAGCGCAGCCGGTCTTGACGGCGAAGTGATCGACATCACCCCCTTCCTCACCCAGGTGAGGCAGGTCGACCACAAGATCGTCTCCATCACCAATGACAAGGTGTGGGCAGAGCCGCTGATCAACCATACAAGGCAGACACGGCGGCGCCTCGATCTCTATTTCGACATTTCCTATGATGACGACATGGACCTGGCGATACGGCTCGTCCGCGAAGTGGCCGACGCCCATCCGCGCATCCTCGGCAATGATGAAACCTGGGTTGGCATTTACGCGCTGGCTGCATCCAGCGTTCAGGTGCGGTTGCGCGCCTTTGTGGCCACACCGGAATTTATCGATGTCCGCTCGGAAATCACCAAGGCGGTGAAAGAAGCCTTCGATGCGAACGGCGTGACCATCCCGTTCCAACATGTTGTCTATGTTCCGTACAAAGCGTCTGGCAGCGACGAAGAAAAGGCACAGGCCGCGCCTCCCGCGATGGCACCCGGGGCAAATGACTGA
- a CDS encoding NADPH:quinone oxidoreductase family protein, with product MKALVCHRITDDFSGLELRDIAVPEPGEGEVLVRVKAAGVNFPDLLMSQGKYQFKPELPFTLGMEVAGVIEAVGEGVMEWKAGDEVIGGNKTGAYAEYAVLPATSLSAKPVPFSFAEAAAFPAAYITAYVALVVRANLQPGETLLVHGASGGVGMAAVDVGKLLGATVIATSASDAKLDKVLAYGADYGINAAQGFRDKVKTLTGGKGADVIFDPVGGDVFDESVRCIAFDGRLLVVGFTSGRIPEVKVNMPLIKGFSVVGVRAGEYGRRFPERGRANQAAIRKWAEEGKVHPHVFREIPLDDWREAWRLMTDREVVGKVIIRP from the coding sequence TTGAAAGCGCTTGTCTGTCACCGGATCACGGATGATTTTTCCGGGCTGGAGCTGCGGGATATTGCCGTACCGGAGCCGGGGGAGGGCGAGGTTCTCGTCCGCGTGAAGGCGGCCGGGGTGAACTTCCCGGACCTCCTGATGAGTCAGGGAAAGTACCAGTTCAAACCGGAATTGCCCTTCACACTCGGCATGGAAGTCGCCGGCGTGATCGAAGCGGTCGGCGAAGGCGTGATGGAATGGAAAGCGGGCGACGAAGTCATCGGCGGTAACAAGACCGGTGCCTATGCTGAATATGCTGTCCTTCCGGCCACAAGCCTCTCGGCCAAGCCCGTGCCGTTCTCTTTTGCGGAGGCCGCCGCCTTTCCCGCTGCCTATATCACGGCCTATGTGGCGCTGGTTGTGCGGGCAAACCTGCAACCCGGCGAAACCCTGCTTGTGCATGGCGCCAGCGGCGGCGTGGGCATGGCTGCGGTGGATGTGGGCAAGCTCTTGGGGGCGACCGTGATTGCGACCTCGGCTTCGGATGCAAAGCTCGACAAGGTGCTGGCTTATGGCGCTGACTATGGGATCAATGCGGCCCAAGGCTTTCGCGACAAGGTCAAGACGCTAACCGGTGGCAAAGGCGCGGACGTGATCTTCGATCCGGTTGGCGGCGATGTGTTTGACGAGAGCGTGCGCTGCATAGCATTCGACGGGCGGCTTCTGGTGGTCGGCTTCACGTCTGGCCGGATCCCGGAAGTCAAAGTGAACATGCCGCTGATCAAGGGCTTCTCGGTCGTGGGTGTCCGCGCCGGCGAATATGGCCGCCGGTTCCCGGAACGGGGCCGGGCCAACCAGGCTGCGATCCGCAAATGGGCCGAAGAAGGCAAGGTGCACCCGCACGTCTTCCGCGAGATCCCGCTGGACGACTGGCGCGAAGCGTGGCGCCTGATGACCGACCGCGAAGTTGTCGGTAAGGTCATCATCAGACCCTGA
- a CDS encoding serine hydrolase, translating into MLRNIFLICLACIAAPFAAAQALVPLPAQPDGVAWPTAGWERGVLPPDHAGEIQELLDIAMVGNRGDLGGETHAVVIVYKGRLVAEVYRDGFDAGTRHMSWSLAKSVTSALVGRAVQLGLVENIDAPMPGVFPEGDPRAAITWRQWITMTDGLDYLEFESDILEANDVAQMMYGAGQFDVVGYIRDSFPLKYAPGTRWNYSTASFSLVGRALQNIIGANSWCSTASAEDSCKPADAPMAAWIDQVLFKPLGMDAQPEFDLSGTYLGGSHVWATARDYAKFGLLYLRDGVWDGERLLPEGWVDMTRTPPPGGSANFYGAGFWLLPGEGDAFYAQGHEGQTIFIVPSRDLIIVRLALMEENDANWDADLQWNLALARAFP; encoded by the coding sequence ATGTTGCGCAACATATTCCTGATCTGCCTTGCCTGCATAGCCGCGCCGTTTGCCGCGGCGCAGGCGCTTGTGCCGCTGCCGGCCCAGCCGGATGGGGTGGCCTGGCCAACTGCGGGTTGGGAGAGAGGCGTGCTTCCGCCGGACCATGCCGGCGAAATACAGGAGCTGCTGGACATCGCCATGGTCGGCAACCGGGGGGATCTTGGCGGCGAGACCCATGCGGTGGTGATCGTCTACAAGGGCAGGCTGGTTGCGGAGGTTTACCGGGACGGGTTCGACGCCGGTACGCGGCACATGTCATGGAGCCTCGCCAAATCCGTTACCTCGGCGCTGGTGGGCCGGGCGGTGCAACTCGGCCTGGTGGAGAATATCGATGCGCCGATGCCCGGCGTGTTTCCTGAAGGTGATCCGCGTGCGGCCATTACCTGGCGCCAGTGGATCACCATGACCGATGGGCTGGACTATCTCGAATTCGAGTCCGACATCCTGGAAGCCAATGATGTGGCCCAGATGATGTATGGCGCAGGTCAGTTCGACGTGGTCGGCTATATCCGGGATTCCTTCCCGCTGAAGTATGCGCCCGGCACAAGATGGAATTATTCGACCGCCAGTTTCAGCCTGGTCGGCCGCGCGCTTCAGAATATCATCGGCGCCAATAGCTGGTGCTCCACCGCGTCGGCGGAGGATTCCTGCAAACCGGCCGATGCGCCCATGGCGGCCTGGATCGATCAGGTCCTGTTCAAGCCGCTCGGCATGGATGCCCAGCCGGAATTCGACCTGTCAGGCACCTATCTGGGCGGCTCGCATGTCTGGGCCACGGCGCGGGACTATGCGAAATTCGGCCTGCTCTATCTGCGCGATGGCGTCTGGGATGGCGAACGTCTCCTGCCGGAGGGCTGGGTCGACATGACCCGCACGCCGCCGCCGGGCGGTTCGGCAAATTTCTATGGCGCCGGCTTCTGGCTGCTGCCGGGCGAAGGCGATGCGTTCTATGCCCAGGGGCATGAAGGCCAGACGATTTTCATCGTGCCGAGCCGGGACCTGATCATCGTCCGCCTCGCCCTGATGGAAGAGAACGATGCGAACTGGGACGCCGACCTTCAGTGGAATCTCGCGCTCGCCCGCGCTTTTCCGTAG
- a CDS encoding alpha/beta hydrolase encodes MSLQQTITKLIMKLPGGLLVKMAGGKPLTIRGRTLEPQLQLMAWNGRNAPPLSSLPAETVQAVTKETLASVAAPIEPGVRTEDLTIPGPNKNQIPARIYRPDDQDPKAPLMVYYHMGGGVIGDLETCHAWCSILASRVKCPVLSIDYRLAPQHKFPAGIDDCCAAYEWGMRNAAKFGAPEGVAAVGGDSMGGNFSAIIAQEMQREDKPLPAMQLLIYPAIDLVEEFPSRKEFSETFSLSTDTMDWFMEQYLPEGFDKSDRMLSPGQTGHLDGLPPAVVITAGHDPLCDEGDDYARRLKDAGVPVMHKCYEHLAHAFTAFTLISPGSRKACLEIADMVRTVYSKL; translated from the coding sequence ATGAGCCTTCAGCAGACCATCACCAAGCTCATCATGAAGCTGCCGGGCGGCCTGCTCGTGAAAATGGCAGGCGGCAAGCCGCTGACCATTCGCGGCCGGACGCTGGAGCCCCAGCTTCAGCTGATGGCGTGGAACGGTCGAAATGCGCCGCCGCTCTCCAGCCTGCCGGCCGAGACGGTCCAGGCGGTGACGAAAGAAACGCTCGCATCGGTCGCCGCACCGATCGAACCGGGCGTGCGGACCGAAGACCTGACCATTCCCGGCCCGAACAAGAACCAGATTCCGGCCCGCATCTACCGCCCCGACGATCAGGATCCGAAGGCACCGCTGATGGTGTACTATCATATGGGCGGCGGCGTGATCGGCGACCTCGAAACCTGCCATGCCTGGTGTTCCATTCTGGCGAGCCGGGTGAAATGCCCGGTCCTGTCGATCGACTATCGTCTGGCGCCGCAGCATAAGTTCCCGGCCGGGATCGACGATTGCTGCGCGGCGTATGAATGGGGCATGCGCAATGCTGCGAAATTCGGCGCGCCGGAAGGCGTTGCCGCCGTGGGCGGCGACTCCATGGGCGGTAATTTCTCGGCTATCATCGCGCAGGAAATGCAACGCGAAGACAAGCCGCTGCCAGCGATGCAGCTGCTGATCTATCCGGCCATCGACCTTGTCGAAGAATTCCCCTCGCGCAAAGAGTTCAGCGAGACCTTCTCGCTCTCCACCGACACGATGGACTGGTTCATGGAGCAGTACCTTCCGGAAGGGTTCGACAAGTCGGACCGGATGCTGTCACCCGGCCAGACGGGCCATCTGGATGGCCTGCCGCCAGCGGTCGTCATCACGGCGGGGCACGATCCCCTGTGCGACGAAGGCGACGATTATGCCCGCCGCCTGAAGGATGCCGGCGTGCCGGTGATGCACAAATGCTATGAACATCTGGCCCACGCCTTCACGGCCTTCACCCTGATTTCACCGGGTTCGCGCAAGGCATGCCTCGAAATCGCGGACATGGTCCGCACCGTCTATTCAAAGCTTTAG